From one Mya arenaria isolate MELC-2E11 chromosome 4, ASM2691426v1 genomic stretch:
- the LOC128230730 gene encoding uncharacterized protein LOC128230730 — MERPVILYEVLFYCKRETQCGLYIFLWIPLSVMAIKELSMEEHCGEVVSLILEDAYQAKVKLDDTGGEVGQCDVTMESWYTWPRFMVSVSSLQLNCSQGYITFYDGSASDSSVLGPQDKICGEVETRQLLTTTQQFFGIRYVKLQTDVILEAMELVVTSFSTDSDHDCDNPAFRCDNGRCIDNSLKCNGFNSCGDMSDCRTTVSRAAVAGIVIGSLVGLFVLVAIACYFTCHCRHKHSDDKKKEGESQLVFVQGKTGPNTAVHRPGFAGHAVSELSCPGAAPCGSVENSKSLTAAKQPAYLPPWVEARKKSITGAIGTKKVSIKEERVTTGFDNPSYCGQGQSNSTFDEDECDQNDFNDIDVNVSKQCQGTNEQTGQWTMIGVQQLLMTDH, encoded by the exons ATGGAACGTCCCGTTATACTGTACGAGGTCCTGTTCTACTGTAAGAG GGAAACACAATGcggattatatatttttctctgGATACCGTTGTCGGTCATGGCAATAAAAGAAT TATCCATGGAGGAACATTGCGGCGAAGTTGTCTCCCTTATTCTCGAGGACGCCTATCAAGCAAAGGTCAAACTGGACGACACCGGGGGTGAGGTTGGGCAGTGTGACGTCACCATGGAGAGCTGGTATACGTGGCCTCGGTTCATGGTCAGCGTATCTAGCCTACAATTAAATTGCTCACAGGGATATATTACCTTTTACGATGGTAGTGCATCAGACAGCAGTGTTCTGG GTCCTCAAGACAAAATATGTGGAGAAGTAGAGACAAGACAATTGCTCACAACAACACAACAGTTCTTTGGTATAAGATACGTCAAACTGCAAACGGACGTCATCTTGGAAGCAATGGAATTAGTTGTTACCTCGTTTTCTACAGACA GTGACCATGACTGTGATAATCCAGCCTTTAGGTGTGACAACGGTAGATGTATAGACAACAGTCTCAAATGTAACGGCTTCAACTCCTGCGGTGACATGTCGGACTGTCGGACAACTGTATCGCGGGCGGCCGTGGCAGGCATTGTGATCGGCAGTCTCGTTGGCTTGTTTGTTCTCGTCGCCATTGCGTGCTATTTCACATGTCACTGTAGGCACAAACATAGCGACGACAAG AAAAAGGAAGGAGAAAGCCAGCTCGTATTCGTTCAAGGAAAGACCGGCCCTAACACTGCTGTCCACAGACCAGGATTTGCTGGTCATGCGGTCAGTGAGCTCTCCTGTCCAGGGGCGGCACCGTGCGGCTCTGTAGAGAATTCAAAGTCTCTCACCGCAGCAAAGCAGCCGGCCTACCTGCCGCCCTGGGTTGAAgccagaaaaaaatcaataacaggAGCAATTGGAACcaaaaaagtttcaataaagGAAGAGAGAGTAACTACAGGGTTTGATAATCCGAGCTATTGTGGTCAAGGTCAGAGCAATAGTACCTTTGACGAGGATGAATGCGATCAGAATGACTTTAATGATATTGATGTCAATGTGTCGAAACAATGCCAGGGTACTAATGAACAAACGGGACAATGGACAATGATCGGTGTGCAACAATTGTTGATGACGGATCACTAA
- the LOC128232303 gene encoding fibrinogen-like protein A, with the protein MDVAPNIQMLLVLVHLYFISNVLSADISEDLFICKRKEGGDGHSHGNHKAAGRLEHRMDNVERALLKFQQSVTSENGHVRSVPRGCSEIARTGMLLQPGVFEVSPDGRCPFYVFCDVDGWTVIQRRTHGNVSFERSWEEYVSGFGNLTGDFWLGLEKVHRLTSGGSRLMITMNKSDSNTGYLWGSYEAVEVHSVMKQYALNVDPWGYVGNVPELLSYHNGMKFTTHDRDLDKMIVENCSQKYGRSGWWFNACFRLGNLNGRFGVREAGGMSYWDNQDVYISGSEMKVKPSKGEC; encoded by the exons ATGGATGTTGCGCCAAACATACAAATGTTGTTAGTTCTTGTTCACttatactttatttcaaatgtacTTAGTGCGGACATATCTGAAGATCTGTTTATATGTAAGCGGAAGGAAGGTGGTGATGGACATAGCCATGGCAACCATAAGGCGGCTGGAAGACTGGAACACCGGATGGACAATGTTGAACGTGCGTTGCTTAAGTTTCAACAATCGGTGACTTCCGAAAACGGACATGTACGAAGCGTTCCCAGAG GATGTAGTGAAATAGCTAGAACTGGCATGCTGCTACAGCCGGGTGTGTTTGAAGTCTCTCCGGACGGCAGGTGTCCATTTTACGTCTTTTGTGATGTCGACGGCTGGACTGTCATTCAACGGAGAACACATGGTAACGTCAGTTTTGAGCGTTCATGGGAGGAATACGTCAGTGGATTCGGAAACTTGACTGGAGACTTCTGGCTTGGTTTAGAAAAGGTACATCGCCTCACTTCCGGTGGGAGCCGACTTATGATTACAATGAATAAATCTGATAGTAATACAGGATATCTATGGGGATCGTACGAAGCTGTGGAAGTTCACAGCGTTATGAAGCAATACGCGCTGAATGTAGATCCCTGGGGCTACGTTGGAAATGTCCCAGAACTGCTTAGCTACCACAATGGTATGAAGTTCACCACGCATGACCGCGATTTGGACAAAATGATAGTTGAAAACTGCAGCCAAAAGTACGGGCGGTCCGGCTGGTGGTTCAACGCCTGCTTTCGGTTGGGAAACCTCAACGGACGATTCGGGGTCCGGGAGGCGGGAGGCATGAGCTACTGGGACAATCAGGATGTGTACATCAGTGGATCAGAAATGAAAGTCAAGCCCAGCAAAGGAGAATGttga
- the LOC128230240 gene encoding small conductance calcium-activated potassium channel protein 2-like isoform X2, which yields MKTYGGIHLIEGDSNGKGNHYRTLGHRLDRRRKLIKARRIVIDVVCAVALLGIVLMMIETEFYIFRYTDKADAASVLFKISISISTVFLLLGICLDYYVDLKIKALDAGVRDWKTVFTNSTALCLFFELVVCSIHPFPGDMRFQYVSPYGQARKVSIDAILSILMMSRLYLIAKFAVVHSRLLTDSSTNSIGALSKIKINTIFVFKAAMTNNPAQLLVSVMLTTFIVNTWAMRTCESYYIGTVDPNSYMEIMWLIATTFLTVGYGDKIPQSYCGRYISICTGLMGVGTTALLVAVLARKLEQTRSERYVFNMVSRIQIEKRRKTAAANVIKSVIQLWMVRKYSSEDKALKRKYMDHLKASIRQLRTAKMEKAHIDEFNVGILEVSETVNRISDTFDKFERGEHKREESRNVSLENRLLGIEQKLDEIRTLLNVTR from the coding sequence ATGAAGACGTACGGGGGAATACATCTGATTGAGGGCGACTCGAACGGCAAAGGGAACCACTACCGCACCCTCGGGCACAGATTAGACAGACGGAGAAAACTTATCAAAGCCCGGCGAATCGTTATTGACGTTGTGTGTGCCGTGGCGTTGCTCGGGATTGTGTTGATGATGATTGAAACGGAATTCTATATTTTTCGTTATACAGATAAGGCTGACGCTGCTTCAGTTTTATTTAAGATAAGTATAAGTATCTCCACAGTGTTTCTTTTGTTAGGGATATGTTTGGACTACTACGTTGATCTTAAAATCAAAGCCCTCGATGCCGGTGTAAGAGATTGGAAGACTGTTTTTACAAACTCAACAGCATTGTGTCTGTTTTTTGAACTGGTAGTGTGTTCAATACATCCATTTCCTGGTGACATGCGGTTCCAGTATGTTTCTCCGTACGGTCAAGCCAGGAAGGTGAGCATTGACGCTATCCTCTCTATATTGATGATGTCTCGATTGTATTTGATTGCCAAGTTCGCCGTTGTCCATAGTCGCCTTCTTACGGATTCGTCAACAAACAGTATTGGCGCGCTTAGCAAAATTAAGATCAACACCATCTTTGTTTTCAAAGCGGCGATGACAAACAACCCGGCACAGTTACTTGTCTCAGTAATGCTAACCACGTTCATAGTGAACACCTGGGCAATGAGAACCTGTGAGAGTTACTACATTGGGACTGTGGATCCAAATTCCTACATGGAAATCATGTGGCTCATAGCGACCACGTTCCTCACAGTTGGCTACGGAGATAAGATCCCACAAAGCTACTGTGGAAGGTATATTTCAATATGCACCGGTCTAATGGGCGTGGGAACAACGGCGCTGCTTGTTGCGGTCCTCGCGCGGAAGCTTGAGCAAACTCGCTCCGAGCGGTACGTGTTTAACATGGTATCACGAATACAGATAGAGAAAAGGAGAAAGACGGCAGCGGCAAACGTGATTAAGTCGGTAATACAGTTGTGGATGGTCCGGAAGTACTCTTCCGAGGATAAGGCGTTGAAGAGGAAGTACATGGACCACCTGAAGGCCTCTATTAGACAGCTGCGCACTGCAAAGATGGAGAAAGCCCATATTGACGAATTCAATGTTGGGATATTGGAAGTTTCAGAGACTGTGAATAGAATTTCAGATACGTTTGATAAATTTGAACGCGGCGAGCACAAAAGGGAAGAATCAAGAAATGTGTCTTTAGAAAACAGGCTTTTGGGAATTGAACAGAAGCTGGACGAAATAAGAACGCTATTAAATGTGACACGGTAG
- the LOC128230240 gene encoding small conductance calcium-activated potassium channel protein 2-like isoform X1 has translation MIDSTTQIMKMSYYGGLYKKLSGSLRTFSLNISDEDSLNTPLFKDEPLVDVGMKTYGGIHLIEGDSNGKGNHYRTLGHRLDRRRKLIKARRIVIDVVCAVALLGIVLMMIETEFYIFRYTDKADAASVLFKISISISTVFLLLGICLDYYVDLKIKALDAGVRDWKTVFTNSTALCLFFELVVCSIHPFPGDMRFQYVSPYGQARKVSIDAILSILMMSRLYLIAKFAVVHSRLLTDSSTNSIGALSKIKINTIFVFKAAMTNNPAQLLVSVMLTTFIVNTWAMRTCESYYIGTVDPNSYMEIMWLIATTFLTVGYGDKIPQSYCGRYISICTGLMGVGTTALLVAVLARKLEQTRSERYVFNMVSRIQIEKRRKTAAANVIKSVIQLWMVRKYSSEDKALKRKYMDHLKASIRQLRTAKMEKAHIDEFNVGILEVSETVNRISDTFDKFERGEHKREESRNVSLENRLLGIEQKLDEIRTLLNVTR, from the exons ATGATCGATTCTACgacacaaataatgaaaatgagtTACTACGGCGGATTGTACAAGAAACTATCCGGCTCTCTTCGGACATTTAG CTTAAACATTTCTGATGAGGACAGCCTAAATACACCGCTGTTCAAGGACGAACCGCTAGTGGACGTCGGTATGAAGACGTACGGGGGAATACATCTGATTGAGGGCGACTCGAACGGCAAAGGGAACCACTACCGCACCCTCGGGCACAGATTAGACAGACGGAGAAAACTTATCAAAGCCCGGCGAATCGTTATTGACGTTGTGTGTGCCGTGGCGTTGCTCGGGATTGTGTTGATGATGATTGAAACGGAATTCTATATTTTTCGTTATACAGATAAGGCTGACGCTGCTTCAGTTTTATTTAAGATAAGTATAAGTATCTCCACAGTGTTTCTTTTGTTAGGGATATGTTTGGACTACTACGTTGATCTTAAAATCAAAGCCCTCGATGCCGGTGTAAGAGATTGGAAGACTGTTTTTACAAACTCAACAGCATTGTGTCTGTTTTTTGAACTGGTAGTGTGTTCAATACATCCATTTCCTGGTGACATGCGGTTCCAGTATGTTTCTCCGTACGGTCAAGCCAGGAAGGTGAGCATTGACGCTATCCTCTCTATATTGATGATGTCTCGATTGTATTTGATTGCCAAGTTCGCCGTTGTCCATAGTCGCCTTCTTACGGATTCGTCAACAAACAGTATTGGCGCGCTTAGCAAAATTAAGATCAACACCATCTTTGTTTTCAAAGCGGCGATGACAAACAACCCGGCACAGTTACTTGTCTCAGTAATGCTAACCACGTTCATAGTGAACACCTGGGCAATGAGAACCTGTGAGAGTTACTACATTGGGACTGTGGATCCAAATTCCTACATGGAAATCATGTGGCTCATAGCGACCACGTTCCTCACAGTTGGCTACGGAGATAAGATCCCACAAAGCTACTGTGGAAGGTATATTTCAATATGCACCGGTCTAATGGGCGTGGGAACAACGGCGCTGCTTGTTGCGGTCCTCGCGCGGAAGCTTGAGCAAACTCGCTCCGAGCGGTACGTGTTTAACATGGTATCACGAATACAGATAGAGAAAAGGAGAAAGACGGCAGCGGCAAACGTGATTAAGTCGGTAATACAGTTGTGGATGGTCCGGAAGTACTCTTCCGAGGATAAGGCGTTGAAGAGGAAGTACATGGACCACCTGAAGGCCTCTATTAGACAGCTGCGCACTGCAAAGATGGAGAAAGCCCATATTGACGAATTCAATGTTGGGATATTGGAAGTTTCAGAGACTGTGAATAGAATTTCAGATACGTTTGATAAATTTGAACGCGGCGAGCACAAAAGGGAAGAATCAAGAAATGTGTCTTTAGAAAACAGGCTTTTGGGAATTGAACAGAAGCTGGACGAAATAAGAACGCTATTAAATGTGACACGGTAG